In the Apodemus sylvaticus chromosome 3, mApoSyl1.1, whole genome shotgun sequence genome, gcctgcctctgcctcccagagtgctgggattacaggcgtgtgccaccaccacacagctccttcttgttattgtttattgagacaaggttttctgtgtagccctggctgtcctttgaCTTGCTCtagagaccaagctggccttgaactcaaagatctacgtgcctctgcttccccagtgctgggactaaagccatgtgccaccacacttggctgagggatacttcttacaagttccagactggcctcagatttgcaatcctgcttcagcctccgtggagtggagctggagctggagatgtATCACCCATCTGGTTAGGAATCTGTCTCGTTTACATTTGGTGTTTATCCCATGCATGTCTGCATGCTAgggtgtgtatggaggtcagaggacaatctttgGGAATCAAtgctctctttccaccatgtgggtcccaagtATCAAATCAGCTCCTCAGGCTTAACAGCAGGTATCtgtttactggctgagccatcttgtcttcCCTTCTGACTCCCTGgctcttctgcctcttctttctccctttctgtctccctttcctcAGAATTATATACAATAACACAtgtgtaatatgtatatgtatgtatgtatgtatgtatatacatcttaagatacacacacaaaacatgttttggggttttgtttttcttttttatttatttatatatttatttatttatttatctatctatctatctacactgtcactatcttcagacacaccagaagagggcatcagatcccattacagatggttgtgagttaccatgtggtttctgagaattgaactcaggacctctggaagagcagtcagtgctcttaaccactgaaccatctctccagccctctgggaactcactgtgtagaacaggctggtctcgaactcacagaaatctgtatgcttcaatctctctctttttttttttaaagatttatttacttttatttatatgaatacactgtggctctcttcagacacaccagaagagggtgtcaggtgccgggcgttggtggcgcacgcctgtaatcccagcactctgggaggcagaggcaggcagatttctgagttcaaggccagcctcgtctacagagtgagttccaggacagccagggctacacagagaaaccccgtctcgaaaaaaccaaatccaaaaaaccaaaaaaaaaaaaaaaaaaaaaaagagggtgtcagacctcataacagatggttgtgagccaccatgtggttgctgggatttgaactcaggacctttggaagagcagtcagtgctcttaaccactgagccatctctccagcccctgcttcagtctcttaattaaaggtgtatgccacttcCCACCCCGCACCTGGGTCTTGCTATATTATGCAGACTGGAGCTTAAGTTCCTGGACTCAAGTGTTCCTCGGACTTCAGCTTCTCAGGTGGCTGGGACAAACAGGTACAAACTGTGCCTTGCTTGACAGTTTGTGTAAGTGTGTTTGAGTGGAACCTAAGATCTTGTGCATGCTAGTCAAGCAGTCTATACTGAGCTATGATTCACCCCTCATACAATACTTTGAATGACAAACTAAGATCCAAAGTGAGTTATGGCCAGGCATGTTGGCACAGGCAttcactccagcactcaggaggcagaggcaagatggAGCgatgtgaattcaagaccagcctgctctacaaaacgtccaggaacttgctttgtagaccaggctggcctcaaacttagtgATTTGtcattctctgcctcctgagtgctgggccaccatgcctggctgaggggaaaaaaaaattttttttaagttccaaACCCTTGCAACCACAGTCCACAGGTAGTGGTTTGCAGATCTCCATGGCTACAGATGCAACACGTGTAGCAACGAAAGACCCGTCTCTGGTATTTTATCGGTTTTAAAATGTTCCATCAGTAAAAATGTACTTTTCCTGTGTGTAAGCATGCCTGTGGTTTGAGgtggtttgagacaggatcttgctatgtagctcaccCTGACCTTGAatctgtgatcctcctgtctcagcctctctgaTGCCTTGATGACAGGATGGCTCAAATATACTGCTTTCATGAAAGGTTAAAAcatctctacaaaggataattgcaAGGGACTGGGGCTGCAGCTCAGCAGGGGAAACTGCTGAGCAAGCACAGAAACCGAGTTCTGCCCCAGGTCccagctggaggcagaggctggcttcTGGTAACCGGGCTGCTGTGGGGAGGGTGCGGGGAAGCGAGCCAAGGGTTCCCTGACTGAGCTGCAGGCTGTGCTGTGAGAGAACTCTTCTGGAAGGGAAATGTGAATAGAGGTGCTTGCGGCCAGGTTGTGTGACAACCTGGATCCCACACTCACGCCCCGAATTGTGAAAATAAAGAACCGCTggaagctgccctctgacctcctcatgtgCACGgaagcacatgcacatgtgagacctaaagaaataaatgtaatctaAAATATAAGATAGACGAGCCAACAGTGAATTTCACTAGGGTTGTTTGTAGGATCCTGGGTAAGacttctataaaaacaaaaaccggGCTGAAAGATTtcctggcagaaaaaaaaaatgacaaagagaaaaatatctgACGTTTCAAATGTAAGACTATGagccttttgtttttctcctctgagtaagagtttctctgtgtagccctggctgtcctggaacttgctctgtggaccacagatctgcctgcctctgcctccggagtgccaGGACTGATGTTaatggcatgcgccaccaccacatGACCCTTTTCTTTCCTGGACATGTCTGTGCTCTAAGTGTGTGCCTGGTGGCTGTGCAGTTCACAAGGGAGATCACCGAGGACTGGAGCTCCTACAGACGATTGCTAGCCACCAAGCCGGTGCTGGACTTAGGGCTGGCTCCTCTCTGTGGGAGCTAAGCCGTCTCCATCACTAACTAGCTCCTTGAATGTTTCTGATTCCATttttgtgtgggtgtgcacatgtgcaggtgcAGGAGGCAACCAATCCTGTGGATGCAGGAGTCAGTTCCTTCTTTctcccatgtgggtcctggagaggCCCCCACACATCATACACAATAACAGTGACAGCAAGACAGTAATATAGCAATAAAGGAATAGAATAGTGAGGAGTGAAGATGAGCAAGAGGCAGAGTCACAACTGAGTCTTCTCAGCCTTTATTACCACACAATGTCAGCTACACCACCATTAGAAACCTTGTATATTAATGGCAAAACAACGCAatttaaaacatgaagaaaaacaaataaataatggaataaaaaaatacttttctaaaaaaaaaaaagaaaagaaaaacaattatcaGAGTTAGTTTTTTGACTTGTTCCTCTGAAAAGCTAATTTATTCCGGTTCCCTGTTTTTGAGCAGAGGGGGGACTTGAACAAATCTCCGTATTATCCTGGGTCTATCATTGGAAAAGTGTGTCAAGAAGATGAACAATCGGGTTTAATAAGGACCCTTAACAACATATGAACTCAGATGCGAAGGACAAGAACCTCTGAGTCCCAGGCTAGCTAgtttatgtagtgagttccagggggGTCAGGGCTACATGGTAAAACCCTGTtgcaaaaaattaagaaagaaaggaaggaaggaaggaaggaaggaaggaaggaaggagagagagagagagagagagagagagaaagaaagaaagaaagaaagaaagagaaagaaagaaaggcaaaagaaaagaaattaccaAGTGAAGGAAACAGTTCAAAGGAAGCAACTGTCACCATCCGTCTTCTGGACGGAAGTGGGCCTGGCTGGCAGCAGCACCTGGCACACTTATGagatctctcacctcccaggtgagGACAGGCCTCAAAGGTGGACAGACTTTCTTCATCACATCAGCCTTTTGGGGTCTATTTTTTCCAGGTGAACCAGAGGTTTGAGCTGCTCTGCAAAGTTCCTCATGTCATCAGAGACCATGTCCTGCCCAGCCGGGGCGACAACACTTAATTCCACAAGATAGGAGAGCGACAGGGCCTCAGTGCTGTCCGTGTTCCCTGGGACCAGGATTCGGAAAATCTTGTACACCACAATCTTCATGATGCCCTTCCGGAACAAGTGCCCTTTGGCGACAAACTCATGGTCCATGCGGAAGCCCATTTCCATCAGGAAGTCCGTGAGGTTCTCAGATGTGGCGATGTCCACGCAGTTGCGCACCAGGGCGTGGCGGTTCTTGTCTCCCATTTCGGGCTGTCCCAGGTACCGCAGATGCCAGGGTGCCCCTGCCCTGTCCATGGAGCGCCTGGCCCTTAGGACAAATGGGCTGGCCTGCTGGCCCTTCAGCAGGAAGACCATCTCATGGTCGAGGAAGGTCTCAGGCTCCATGTTGTCGCACAAACCCCGGAGGCGGTGGGTGAGACTCTCCAAACTGTGGTCCAGAACACTTCCTGCAGAGGCGACAGCAGTGAGTCCAGGCTCTCATTTCATTTACGGTCATGAAAGAAGCAAAAGATACACATGCCAAATAAACAGTTTTATGCAATGTTGCACGAGAACAATCCATgagattctatttatttttctattcaaaacattttatatttagtcATTCATGTCTTGGCAAACAATGGCGCCTAAATGTGGGGAAAGAAACCTCCTAGGACTGATTATCTGtggagattgaactcaagtcgtcaggcttagcagcaaacGTCTGGTGGTGGTTTTCATGAGCGTGGCCCCACAGGCTCCTGCATTTGAATGTCTAGTCTCTGAATATCTGGTATTGTttagggaaggattaggaggaatGTCCTGGTTGGAGGACGTGTAGCAATGGAAGTTTTCAAAAGCCTGCCCCATCTTTCCCCATCAGAGGTTCAGGCTGtctctctcagctactgctccagcccctgcctgccttaatgggattaaaggggtgtaccacCGTGCCCAGCTTCTCGTTCTGAAGTATAATTATATGAAAGGGAAAATCTGAATTTGTTCCACAAATGAAAGAATTTCACGGGCTGGAAATAAATAATTGTAGCTGGGTGTAGATCTGTGGGAGACCATGTGTTCCAGATGCAAGGCCGTGGGTTTGATCAGGTCACCAAGACGACCAAGGCTGAGAGATGGAGCTTAGTGGGCGAGGACTGATGCCCAAGGctcagggttcaattcctagcactataaaataataagattaaacaacaataaagattaaataagGTTAAACAGTTATTCTACTGGCAGGCACGAAGGCACTCGGAGTCTGAGGCAGTAGAGACGAAGGCACTCGGAGTCTGAGGCAGTAGAATCGCTACGAGTCTCAggctgggaaaatggctcagAG is a window encoding:
- the Med18 gene encoding mediator of RNA polymerase II transcription subunit 18 encodes the protein MEAPPVSMMPVTGGTINMMEYLLQGSVLDHSLESLTHRLRGLCDNMEPETFLDHEMVFLLKGQQASPFVLRARRSMDRAGAPWHLRYLGQPEMGDKNRHALVRNCVDIATSENLTDFLMEMGFRMDHEFVAKGHLFRKGIMKIVVYKIFRILVPGNTDSTEALSLSYLVELSVVAPAGQDMVSDDMRNFAEQLKPLVHLEKIDPKRLM